A genomic region of Devosia ginsengisoli contains the following coding sequences:
- a CDS encoding hemerythrin domain-containing protein, protein MVPHGKTGQLEQNYRSLLDLCDALEAIADSLPHPDARLCLATADALEALVENTHELEEAVLFPILVASHRPELDRTMARLRREHLSDSDTVGEVSEALQSFVAGRSTLSPDAVGYLLRSFFGSMRRHVHGEIELLRLFLPDAEGKSIN, encoded by the coding sequence GTGGTGCCGCACGGCAAGACAGGACAGCTTGAGCAGAATTATCGGAGCCTGCTCGACCTTTGCGATGCGCTGGAGGCGATTGCCGACAGCCTGCCCCATCCCGACGCACGCCTGTGCCTGGCGACGGCCGATGCGCTCGAAGCGCTGGTCGAGAACACCCATGAGCTGGAGGAAGCCGTGCTGTTTCCCATTCTCGTGGCATCGCACCGGCCCGAACTGGATCGGACCATGGCGCGGCTGCGGCGGGAGCACCTCTCCGACAGCGACACGGTGGGCGAGGTGAGCGAGGCCCTGCAGAGCTTCGTCGCGGGCCGCTCGACACTGTCGCCGGACGCAGTGGGTTATCTGCTGCGGTCCTTTTTCGGCAGCATGCGCCGGCATGTGCATGGCGAAATCGAGCTGCTTCGGTTGTTCCTGCCTGATGCGGAAGGAAAGAGCATCAATTGA
- the hemN gene encoding oxygen-independent coproporphyrinogen III oxidase, whose product MTTDLIERYSAPVPRYTSYPTAPHFHAGITPDTYARWLGEVPEAATISLYLHIPYCDRLCWFCGCHTKHTLRYEPVTQYLLALYAEIDWVSAELAGRGRVTAIHLGGGSPTMLSAADMAALKARLAERFAIADDAEISIEIDPNDLGEDRFDAMADFGLTRASVGVQDFDPRVQKAINRIQTFEQTQHVIDQVRARGVHSVNVDVLYGLPYQTLASIEVTIAQVLLLRPDRTALFGYAHVPWMKKHQQMIPDAALPDVRLRFAQSQLAAGLLDAGGLHPVGFDHFARASDSLAIADRTGKLRRNFQGYTDDRADLLIGLGASSIGQLPQGYVQNITPTGEYQKAVLAGGGATARGFALSPEDRLHGFAIEALLCRFALTRDELRAFGKAGAALFETARTIAAADEDGLTTADADRFGVTARGRPFVRAIAAKFDTYLAQGAARHSLAV is encoded by the coding sequence ATGACAACCGACCTGATCGAGCGCTATTCGGCTCCTGTGCCGCGCTATACGAGCTATCCCACGGCGCCGCATTTCCATGCCGGCATCACGCCGGACACCTATGCGCGCTGGCTGGGCGAGGTACCGGAAGCGGCGACCATCTCGCTTTACCTGCACATTCCCTATTGCGACCGGCTGTGCTGGTTCTGCGGCTGCCACACCAAGCATACTCTGCGCTATGAGCCGGTCACCCAATATCTGCTGGCGCTCTATGCCGAGATCGACTGGGTATCGGCGGAACTGGCCGGCCGGGGCAGGGTGACTGCCATCCATCTCGGCGGCGGGTCGCCCACCATGCTCTCTGCGGCCGATATGGCGGCGCTCAAGGCGCGGCTGGCGGAGCGCTTCGCCATTGCTGATGATGCGGAAATCAGCATCGAGATCGACCCCAACGATCTGGGCGAAGACCGCTTCGATGCCATGGCCGATTTCGGGCTGACGCGCGCCAGCGTGGGCGTGCAGGACTTCGATCCGCGGGTGCAGAAAGCCATCAACCGCATCCAGACTTTCGAGCAGACCCAACATGTCATCGACCAGGTGCGGGCACGGGGCGTGCATTCGGTCAATGTCGATGTGCTCTATGGCCTGCCTTACCAGACGCTCGCCAGTATCGAGGTAACCATCGCGCAAGTGCTGTTGCTGAGGCCCGACCGCACGGCGCTGTTCGGCTATGCGCATGTGCCCTGGATGAAGAAGCACCAGCAGATGATTCCGGATGCGGCCTTGCCCGATGTCAGGTTGCGCTTTGCACAGTCCCAGCTTGCGGCAGGCCTGCTCGATGCTGGCGGATTGCACCCTGTCGGCTTCGACCATTTCGCCCGTGCGAGCGACAGCCTTGCCATTGCGGACAGGACCGGCAAGTTGCGGCGCAATTTCCAGGGCTATACGGACGACCGCGCGGACCTGCTGATCGGGCTGGGCGCTTCTTCCATTGGGCAATTGCCGCAGGGCTATGTGCAGAACATCACGCCGACAGGCGAATACCAGAAGGCTGTGCTGGCCGGTGGTGGCGCCACGGCGCGCGGATTTGCGCTTAGCCCGGAGGACCGGCTGCATGGCTTTGCCATCGAGGCGCTGCTGTGCCGCTTCGCGCTGACGCGCGATGAATTGCGGGCCTTTGGCAAGGCGGGCGCGGCGCTGTTCGAGACGGCCCGAACCATCGCCGCAGCGGATGAGGATGGGTTGACCACGGCCGATGCGGATCGCTTCGGCGTGACCGCGCGCGGCCGGCCCTTCGTTCGGGCCATTGCGGCAAAATTCGATACCTATCTCGCCCAGGGCGCGGCTCGCCATTCGCTGGCCGTCTAG
- the ccoO gene encoding cytochrome-c oxidase, cbb3-type subunit II → MFGLHYNLERSAVGLVAFIVLVASIGGLIEIAPLFTIDETVEQAPDMRVYTPLEVAGRNIYIREGCYACHSQMIRTLRDEVERYGPYSLAVESSYDHPQLWGSKRTGPDLARLGNKYSDAWHTTHLNNPRDLVPESKMPAYRWLLRDQLQADDLGEHLAALRAVGVPYTDEQIANASLDAYGQANPDSAAAGGVAERYGDATNIRLFDGEATRLTDMDALVAYLQVLGNLTDAAHQPQPEAE, encoded by the coding sequence ATGTTCGGCCTACACTATAACCTCGAACGCAGTGCGGTCGGCCTGGTCGCCTTCATCGTGCTCGTCGCCTCGATCGGCGGCCTGATCGAGATCGCGCCGCTCTTCACCATCGACGAAACGGTGGAGCAGGCGCCCGATATGCGCGTCTATACTCCGCTCGAAGTGGCCGGGCGCAACATCTATATCCGCGAAGGGTGCTATGCCTGCCACAGCCAGATGATCCGCACGCTGCGCGACGAAGTCGAGCGCTACGGGCCCTATTCGCTGGCGGTGGAGTCGAGCTACGACCACCCCCAGCTCTGGGGTTCCAAGCGCACCGGGCCGGACCTGGCGCGGCTGGGCAACAAATATTCCGACGCCTGGCACACCACCCATCTCAACAATCCGCGCGACCTGGTGCCTGAATCCAAGATGCCCGCCTATCGCTGGCTGCTGCGCGACCAGTTGCAGGCCGACGATCTGGGCGAGCACCTGGCGGCCCTGCGCGCGGTGGGCGTACCCTATACCGACGAGCAGATCGCCAATGCCTCGCTCGACGCCTATGGCCAGGCCAACCCTGATAGCGCCGCCGCCGGCGGCGTGGCGGAACGCTATGGCGACGCCACCAATATCCGCCTGTTCGACGGCGAAGCGACCCGCCTGACCGACATGGATGCGCTGGTCGCCTATCTGCAGGTGCTCGGCAACCTGACCGACGCCGCCCACCAACCCCAGCCGGAGGCCGAATAA
- a CDS encoding metal-sulfur cluster assembly factor: protein MSEDAEEEDDALVAQIREALRAVIDPELGQNVVDLGLIYAIEVTDGCVASIVMTTTTRGCPATSFLKQAVQDVAWAVPGIEFVDVDLTYEPPWSPSFIAPEIAGLLGAR from the coding sequence ATGAGCGAAGACGCGGAGGAGGAGGACGATGCCCTGGTGGCGCAGATACGCGAAGCCCTGCGGGCCGTCATCGACCCCGAACTGGGGCAGAATGTCGTCGATCTGGGCCTGATCTACGCGATCGAGGTCACCGATGGCTGTGTGGCCAGCATAGTCATGACCACGACGACCCGCGGCTGCCCAGCCACGAGCTTCCTGAAACAGGCCGTGCAGGACGTGGCCTGGGCCGTACCTGGCATCGAATTCGTCGACGTGGACCTGACCTACGAGCCGCCTTGGTCACCCAGCTTCATCGCACCCGAGATCGCGGGCCTGCTCGGCGCCAGATAG
- a CDS encoding DUF2249 domain-containing protein: MSETEAFPSFIDVRIVPPGQRHPRIFAMAHALEVGESFTIINDHDPKPLHYQLQAEYPGQFSWTYLESGPEVWRVELGRQAEA; encoded by the coding sequence ATGTCCGAAACCGAGGCTTTCCCCTCCTTCATCGATGTCCGCATCGTGCCGCCCGGCCAGCGCCATCCCCGCATCTTCGCCATGGCCCATGCGCTCGAAGTCGGGGAATCCTTCACCATCATCAACGACCACGACCCCAAACCCCTGCACTACCAGTTGCAGGCCGAATATCCCGGCCAGTTCTCCTGGACCTATCTCGAAAGCGGCCCGGAAGTCTGGCGCGTGGAGCTGGGCCGACAGGCCGAAGCCTGA
- the ccoP gene encoding cytochrome-c oxidase, cbb3-type subunit III has protein sequence MARLERDKVSGQMTTGHEWNGIKELNTPVPSILWAFLITATIFSVSWTVLMPSWPGINGYFRGLLGVDQRVAVTQSVEEAAVERESWTSRIDSEDFATIQADPDLMAIVRETGAALFGDNCAACHGTNARGNPGYPNLVAAPVMWGDDPETVAETIRVGINGTSPEARYAQMLAFGRDQMLARADIDAVVSYVETLSQPELAAGMDAGMLAAGASIFADNCAGCHGEDARGMTDTGAPNLTDHYWTYGGDRATIRHSVYYGRAGTMPSWEGRLSPTHIKLLTLYVLDLRANEQ, from the coding sequence ATGGCGCGGCTAGAACGCGACAAAGTCTCGGGGCAGATGACCACCGGGCATGAGTGGAACGGCATCAAGGAACTCAATACGCCGGTTCCGAGCATCCTTTGGGCCTTCCTCATCACCGCCACCATTTTCTCCGTCAGCTGGACGGTGCTGATGCCGAGCTGGCCGGGCATCAACGGCTATTTCCGCGGATTGCTCGGCGTGGACCAGCGCGTGGCCGTGACGCAGAGCGTGGAAGAGGCGGCGGTCGAGCGGGAAAGCTGGACCAGCCGCATCGATAGCGAGGACTTCGCGACCATCCAGGCCGATCCGGACCTCATGGCCATCGTGCGGGAAACCGGCGCAGCCCTGTTCGGCGACAATTGCGCCGCCTGCCACGGCACCAATGCCCGGGGCAATCCCGGCTATCCCAACCTCGTCGCGGCTCCCGTCATGTGGGGCGACGATCCCGAAACCGTGGCCGAGACCATTCGTGTCGGCATCAACGGCACCAGCCCGGAAGCGCGCTATGCCCAGATGCTGGCCTTTGGCCGCGACCAGATGCTGGCACGCGCCGATATCGATGCCGTGGTGAGCTATGTCGAGACCCTGTCGCAGCCGGAACTGGCGGCGGGCATGGATGCCGGCATGCTGGCCGCCGGTGCCAGCATCTTCGCCGACAATTGCGCTGGCTGCCATGGCGAGGACGCCAGGGGGATGACCGATACCGGTGCGCCCAACCTGACCGACCATTACTGGACCTATGGCGGCGACCGCGCCACGATCCGCCACTCGGTCTATTATGGCCGCGCCGGCACCATGCCCTCATGGGAAGGGCGGCTGTCGCCCACCCATATCAAGCTGCTGACGCTCTATGTTCTCGACCTGCGGGCCAATGAACAATGA
- a CDS encoding DUF2249 domain-containing protein — MNDLELDVRPILRHGGEPFGAIMGAVSRLAKGQRLKLYATFKPEPLFHVMASQGFSNEASPLEDGEWMVIFTPVDGERVAVVESSPESPETWPDPAHYLDCTELDPPEPMVRILAQLEIMPEGEVLFALLAREPIFLFPELKLRGHAWVGNFDAAGEAYRLMVRAGGQK, encoded by the coding sequence ATGAACGATCTCGAACTCGATGTCCGCCCCATCCTGCGTCATGGCGGGGAACCCTTCGGCGCCATCATGGGAGCAGTGAGCCGGCTGGCCAAGGGGCAACGGCTCAAGCTCTATGCCACGTTCAAGCCCGAGCCGCTGTTCCATGTCATGGCCAGCCAGGGCTTTTCCAACGAGGCGAGCCCGCTGGAAGACGGCGAGTGGATGGTGATCTTCACCCCCGTCGACGGCGAGCGCGTCGCCGTGGTCGAATCCAGCCCCGAATCTCCCGAGACCTGGCCCGACCCGGCGCATTATCTCGACTGCACGGAACTTGATCCGCCAGAGCCCATGGTGCGCATCCTGGCCCAGCTCGAGATCATGCCGGAAGGCGAAGTGCTGTTCGCCCTGCTGGCGCGCGAGCCCATCTTCCTTTTCCCCGAGCTCAAGTTGCGCGGCCATGCCTGGGTCGGCAATTTCGACGCGGCCGGGGAGGCCTACCGGCTGATGGTCCGGGCCGGGGGGCAGAAATGA
- the ccoS gene encoding cbb3-type cytochrome oxidase assembly protein CcoS, translating into MSDFFYLIPISIVLGAIGLVVFLWTLRDGQYDDLDGAAERILYEDDEPRRDQQKNNS; encoded by the coding sequence ATGAGCGACTTTTTCTACCTGATCCCCATTTCGATCGTCCTGGGTGCCATTGGGCTCGTTGTGTTCCTCTGGACGCTGCGGGATGGGCAATATGACGATCTCGACGGCGCCGCCGAACGGATTCTCTATGAGGATGACGAGCCGCGCCGCGACCAGCAGAAGAACAATTCCTAG
- the ccoN gene encoding cytochrome-c oxidase, cbb3-type subunit I has translation MIADLTRTERLWAMLILGALGLVGLAMAIGGRNDLLGIHGWIVLAAGLGGFVAVMRGRDAPEPNPERLNEYYDAPTRVGLILTLLWAVVGMGVGFWVAALLAWPDMTFDVPWLSFGRLRPVHTSGVIFGFGGNALIATSFHVLQRTTRARLPDQISPWFVLLGYNLFCVIAASGYLMGLTQSKEYAEPEWYADIWLVIVWVVYFAIYMRTLARRKEPHIYVANWYYMAFILVVAILHIVNNLAVPVSFGSAKSYSLFSGVQDAMTQWWYGHNAVAFFLTAGFLGMMYYYLPKRAGRPIFSYRMSIISFWGITFMYMWAGSHHLHYTALPHWVQTLGMAFSVVLLVPSWASAGNALLTLNGAWHKVRDDAVLRFMALAAIFYGITTFEGSFMAIRAVNSLSHYTDWTIGHVHAGALGWVAMITFGSLYSIVPSMFKRERIYSQKLVEVHFWLALSGTVIYVFAMWNSGVIQGLMWRTYTESGGLTYSFIDSLVAMHPYYIARAFGGLLFLLGALVALYNVIMTIRMPAPAPDDAALDIPVQPAMQAGE, from the coding sequence ATGATTGCAGATCTGACGCGGACCGAGCGGCTTTGGGCCATGCTGATCCTCGGAGCGCTCGGGCTGGTGGGGCTGGCCATGGCCATTGGCGGCCGCAACGACCTGCTGGGCATCCACGGCTGGATCGTGCTGGCGGCGGGGCTCGGCGGCTTCGTCGCCGTGATGCGCGGCCGGGACGCGCCCGAGCCCAACCCCGAGCGGCTCAACGAATATTACGACGCGCCGACCCGTGTCGGCCTGATCCTCACTCTGCTCTGGGCCGTGGTGGGTATGGGCGTCGGCTTCTGGGTCGCGGCGCTGCTGGCCTGGCCGGACATGACGTTCGACGTGCCTTGGCTGAGCTTCGGGCGCCTGCGTCCCGTCCATACGTCAGGCGTCATTTTCGGCTTCGGCGGCAATGCACTGATCGCCACCTCTTTCCATGTGCTGCAGCGCACCACGCGCGCGCGCCTGCCCGACCAGATCAGCCCCTGGTTCGTGCTGCTGGGCTACAACCTGTTCTGCGTCATCGCTGCCAGCGGCTACCTGATGGGCCTGACGCAGTCCAAGGAATATGCCGAGCCCGAATGGTATGCCGATATCTGGCTGGTGATTGTCTGGGTGGTCTATTTCGCCATCTATATGCGGACCCTGGCCCGCCGGAAGGAGCCGCACATCTATGTGGCCAACTGGTATTACATGGCCTTCATCCTGGTCGTGGCCATCCTGCATATCGTCAACAACCTGGCCGTGCCGGTGTCCTTCGGCAGCGCCAAATCCTATTCGCTGTTCTCGGGCGTGCAGGATGCCATGACGCAGTGGTGGTATGGCCATAACGCGGTGGCCTTCTTCCTCACCGCGGGCTTTCTGGGCATGATGTACTACTACCTGCCCAAGCGCGCCGGCCGGCCGATCTTCTCCTACCGGATGTCGATCATCAGCTTCTGGGGCATCACCTTCATGTATATGTGGGCCGGCTCGCACCACCTGCATTACACGGCTCTCCCCCATTGGGTGCAGACACTAGGCATGGCCTTCTCGGTCGTGCTGCTGGTGCCCAGTTGGGCCTCGGCGGGCAATGCCCTGCTGACGCTGAACGGGGCCTGGCACAAGGTGCGCGACGACGCGGTGCTCCGCTTCATGGCTTTGGCCGCGATCTTCTACGGCATCACCACGTTCGAAGGCTCGTTCATGGCCATCCGCGCGGTCAATTCCCTCAGCCACTATACTGACTGGACCATCGGCCATGTGCATGCCGGGGCGCTGGGCTGGGTGGCGATGATCACCTTCGGCTCGCTCTATTCGATCGTGCCGTCCATGTTCAAGCGCGAGCGCATCTACTCGCAGAAGCTGGTCGAGGTTCACTTCTGGCTCGCCCTGTCGGGCACCGTTATCTACGTCTTCGCGATGTGGAATTCGGGCGTCATCCAGGGCCTGATGTGGCGCACCTATACCGAGAGCGGGGGCCTGACCTATTCGTTCATCGATAGCCTGGTGGCGATGCATCCCTATTACATCGCCCGCGCCTTCGGTGGCCTGCTGTTCCTGCTCGGCGCCCTTGTCGCGCTCTACAACGTCATCATGACCATCCGCATGCCGGCTCCGGCACCTGACGATGCCGCGCTCGACATCCCCGTCCAGCCCGCAATGCAAGCCGGAGAGTAA
- a CDS encoding Crp/Fnr family transcriptional regulator yields the protein MFEKLSDAELDRMLARATLRRVLTGEAVFEQGQKATQFFLLLHGRLKVTQVTSDGQQIIVRVVHPGDIFGFAKALMRDDYPGTPTAAAESLVLCWPTEVWGLFVEQNPHLAVNAMQTIGQRLQEAHTRIREMATEEVERRVAHAVLRLIDQAGRKEGNGIRIDFPISRQDIAEMTGTTLHTVSRILSAWEAKGLVEGGRQKLLVRDAAGLATLAEGES from the coding sequence ATGTTCGAGAAGCTCAGTGATGCCGAACTCGACCGGATGCTGGCCCGCGCCACCTTGCGCCGTGTGCTAACAGGCGAGGCCGTGTTCGAGCAGGGGCAGAAGGCCACCCAGTTCTTCCTTTTGCTGCATGGCCGGCTCAAGGTGACCCAGGTCACATCCGACGGACAGCAGATCATCGTGCGCGTGGTCCATCCGGGCGACATTTTCGGCTTTGCCAAAGCGCTGATGCGCGACGATTATCCCGGCACGCCCACCGCCGCGGCTGAGAGCCTGGTCTTGTGCTGGCCCACCGAAGTGTGGGGCCTCTTTGTCGAGCAGAACCCGCATCTGGCGGTCAACGCCATGCAGACCATCGGCCAGCGTCTGCAGGAGGCCCATACCCGTATCCGCGAAATGGCCACGGAGGAAGTCGAGCGCCGCGTGGCCCATGCCGTGCTGCGTCTGATCGACCAGGCAGGCCGCAAGGAAGGCAACGGCATCCGCATCGACTTCCCCATCTCCCGGCAGGACATTGCCGAAATGACCGGCACTACGCTCCACACCGTCTCGCGCATTCTCAGCGCCTGGGAGGCCAAGGGGCTGGTGGAAGGCGGGCGGCAGAAGCTGCTGGTGCGCGACGCGGCCGGTCTTGCCACGCTGGCCGAGGGCGAGAGCTAG
- a CDS encoding cbb3-type cytochrome c oxidase subunit 3: protein MPFDHDTVVGFSKSFGLFYLVALSVIALVWTYWPSNKKGFDEAAKRPVLEEEDRPWRG from the coding sequence ATGCCATTCGACCACGACACCGTCGTCGGCTTTTCCAAGTCGTTCGGCCTGTTCTATCTCGTTGCGCTCAGCGTGATCGCGCTGGTCTGGACCTATTGGCCATCCAACAAGAAGGGCTTTGACGAAGCCGCCAAACGCCCTGTTCTGGAAGAGGAGGACCGGCCATGGCGCGGCTAG
- a CDS encoding NnrS family protein, with protein MNEISPAAKRIPVPRGIARSGPVIFSYGFRPFFLAAGLWAIVAMALWIGALAAGWEIGGSYGGPYWHAHEMLFGYSSAALAGFLLTAVPNWTGRLPVSGTPLIVLFAVWCAGRLVLLAPDVLGLVPSILIDAAFLPLLLAICAREIIAGRKWKDLKILGGILALAIANIGFHLLIALGGDAGFANRLGVGAFVMLVSIMGGRVVPSFTRNWLVKRHVIDLPTPYNRFDTVALLTGLAALALWVALPGTIWTASACLVAGILHLLRLWRWRGWQSWDEKLVLVLHLGYAFVPLGFLAIAAAQLGWAEPVAALHVFTVGAIGVMTLAIMSRATRGHTGLPLEASRITALSYAALILAALLRPLASVWPDYYTELLSATGLCWIVAFTLYVAEYGPVLVRTRRDRPE; from the coding sequence ATGAACGAGATTTCCCCTGCCGCCAAGCGCATACCCGTGCCGCGCGGTATCGCCCGCAGCGGGCCGGTAATCTTCTCCTATGGCTTCCGCCCCTTTTTCCTGGCGGCCGGGCTCTGGGCGATTGTCGCCATGGCCTTGTGGATCGGAGCGCTGGCCGCGGGCTGGGAGATCGGTGGCAGCTATGGCGGGCCTTATTGGCACGCCCATGAAATGCTGTTCGGCTATAGCTCGGCCGCCTTGGCAGGGTTCCTGCTCACCGCCGTGCCCAACTGGACGGGGCGCCTGCCGGTTTCGGGCACCCCGCTCATCGTGCTCTTCGCCGTGTGGTGCGCGGGGCGGCTGGTGCTGCTGGCGCCTGATGTTCTGGGGCTCGTCCCGTCGATCCTGATCGACGCCGCCTTCCTGCCACTGCTGCTGGCCATCTGCGCCCGCGAAATCATTGCCGGCCGTAAATGGAAGGACCTCAAGATCCTCGGCGGCATCCTTGCCCTCGCCATTGCCAATATCGGCTTTCACCTGCTCATTGCCCTGGGCGGCGATGCGGGCTTTGCCAATCGGTTGGGGGTCGGCGCTTTCGTCATGCTGGTTTCCATCATGGGCGGGCGCGTCGTGCCCAGCTTTACGCGGAACTGGCTGGTCAAGCGCCATGTCATCGACCTGCCCACCCCCTACAACCGCTTCGACACCGTGGCCTTGCTCACGGGGCTGGCGGCCCTGGCGCTCTGGGTCGCCCTGCCCGGCACAATCTGGACGGCTTCGGCCTGCCTCGTAGCCGGCATTCTGCATCTGCTGCGCCTGTGGCGCTGGCGCGGCTGGCAGAGCTGGGACGAAAAACTCGTCCTGGTGCTGCATCTGGGTTATGCCTTCGTGCCGCTGGGTTTCCTCGCCATCGCCGCCGCGCAACTGGGCTGGGCCGAGCCGGTTGCGGCCCTGCATGTTTTTACCGTCGGCGCCATTGGCGTCATGACCCTGGCCATCATGAGCCGGGCGACGCGGGGTCATACCGGGTTGCCGCTGGAAGCCTCGCGGATCACCGCGCTGAGCTATGCCGCGCTGATCCTCGCCGCCCTGCTGCGCCCGCTGGCGAGCGTCTGGCCGGATTATTATACCGAGCTGCTTTCGGCCACCGGCCTGTGCTGGATCGTGGCCTTCACGCTCTATGTGGCCGAATACGGCCCGGTGCTGGTGCGGACGCGCCGTGACCGGCCGGAATGA
- a CDS encoding DUF2189 domain-containing protein translates to MAKTLHPIPAHVAPLPKAVDHNRHLKASAAFRWLALGWRDLWTKPLPSLLYGLGVALLSLLVIAAMVNFGWTQVLFPALSGFLVVGPLLATGLYEKSRRLEAGEPVSLWRMLFPGRGAGTHLLFVGAILLTLMLVWMRAAVLLYALFFGWRPFPGFDHIVAMLFTTPVGLTMLVTGTAIGGLFAAFSFAISAFSIPMLLDRKLDAFSAMAMSMSLVWNNLPAALLWGAIILVLTLLSLGTALIGLIIIFPLLGHATWHAYAAVRD, encoded by the coding sequence ATGGCCAAGACGCTGCATCCCATTCCTGCCCATGTGGCGCCCCTGCCCAAGGCGGTCGATCACAACCGGCACCTGAAGGCCAGCGCCGCTTTCCGCTGGCTGGCTTTGGGCTGGCGCGACCTGTGGACCAAGCCGCTGCCCAGCCTGCTCTATGGACTGGGCGTGGCTCTGCTCTCCCTGCTGGTCATCGCCGCCATGGTCAATTTCGGCTGGACGCAGGTTCTGTTCCCGGCTCTGTCGGGCTTTCTCGTGGTCGGGCCGTTGCTGGCCACCGGGCTTTATGAAAAGAGCCGGCGGCTGGAGGCGGGCGAGCCCGTTTCCCTGTGGCGCATGCTGTTTCCCGGTCGCGGTGCGGGCACGCATCTGCTGTTTGTCGGCGCCATCCTGCTGACGCTGATGCTGGTCTGGATGCGCGCCGCCGTGCTGCTCTATGCGCTGTTCTTCGGCTGGCGGCCTTTCCCCGGCTTCGACCATATCGTGGCCATGCTGTTCACGACGCCCGTGGGCCTGACCATGCTGGTGACGGGCACGGCGATCGGTGGGCTGTTCGCCGCCTTTTCCTTCGCCATCAGCGCCTTTTCCATTCCCATGCTGCTGGACAGGAAGCTCGACGCCTTTTCGGCCATGGCCATGTCCATGTCGCTGGTGTGGAACAACCTGCCCGCGGCCCTGCTCTGGGGCGCCATTATCCTGGTGCTGACCCTGCTCAGCCTAGGGACGGCTTTGATTGGGCTCATCATCATCTTCCCGCTGCTCGGCCACGCCACCTGGCATGCCTATGCGGCGGTGCGGGACTAG
- a CDS encoding NnrU family protein, whose amino-acid sequence MTQFLLALVLFLALHMVPAIPALRATLVAAVGRRAYLMVYSLVSLLALAWLFHAALQLDFVPLWDPAPWQAWFPLVLTPIALVLLLAGLVSPNPASITLRKPDLRSGAITTVTRHPVLWGFALWAGSHLVPNGDLRSLLLFGALLAFALLGMVITDRRSRRRLGAQWAEIARTTSVLPFAAVLVGRTKLRFDGALAIAILISAALTVWLLLGGHAVLFGADPLAMATT is encoded by the coding sequence TTGACCCAGTTTCTTCTCGCGCTGGTCCTGTTCCTGGCGCTGCATATGGTGCCCGCCATTCCTGCCCTGCGAGCCACGCTCGTCGCGGCGGTGGGACGACGGGCCTATCTCATGGTCTATTCGCTGGTTTCGCTGCTGGCGCTGGCCTGGCTGTTCCATGCCGCCTTGCAGCTCGATTTCGTACCGCTCTGGGACCCGGCGCCCTGGCAGGCCTGGTTTCCGCTGGTGTTGACGCCGATTGCATTGGTGTTGCTGCTGGCGGGGCTGGTGAGCCCCAATCCGGCCTCGATCACCTTGCGCAAACCGGACCTCAGGTCGGGCGCTATCACCACGGTGACCCGCCATCCGGTGCTGTGGGGCTTTGCGCTGTGGGCCGGCAGCCACCTCGTACCCAATGGCGATCTGCGCAGCCTGTTGCTGTTCGGCGCGCTCCTGGCCTTCGCCCTGCTCGGCATGGTCATTACGGATCGGCGCAGTCGGAGAAGACTGGGGGCACAATGGGCGGAGATTGCCCGCACGACCTCGGTTTTGCCGTTTGCCGCGGTGCTGGTTGGTCGCACGAAGCTGCGCTTCGACGGGGCGCTGGCCATCGCTATTCTTATCAGCGCGGCGCTCACCGTCTGGTTGCTGCTGGGTGGCCATGCCGTGCTGTTTGGTGCCGATCCATTGGCGATGGCAACGACATGA